A portion of the Homalodisca vitripennis isolate AUS2020 chromosome 2, UT_GWSS_2.1, whole genome shotgun sequence genome contains these proteins:
- the LOC124353664 gene encoding tubulin polymerization-promoting protein homolog, with amino-acid sequence MFVFFRMPKISFSDYEKFLEDLAKSKKVEVEDIKKKMVDCGTPGLSGPSAAAKGSPSAVERLTDVSKYTGSHKQRFDEAGKGKGISGRKDTPDKSGYVQGYQNRDTYNKTH; translated from the exons atgtttgtgttttttaggATGCCAAAAATATCCTTCAGTGACTATGAAAAGTTTTTAGAGGACTTGGCGAAAAGCAAAAAGGTTGAAGTGGAAGACATAAAGAAGAAGATGGTTGATTGTGGCACGCCAGGACTGAGTGGACCATCC GCGGCCGCAAAAGGCTCTCCGTCAGCAGTGGAAAGGCTCACAGATGTCTCAAAATATACAGGATCGCACAAGCAGAGGTTCGATGAGGCTGGCAAGGGGAAAGGTATCTCCGGCCGGAAAGACACGCCGGACAAGTCCGGATACGTACAGGGCTACCAGAACAGAGATACTTACAACAAAACACACTAA